One stretch of Nicotiana tabacum cultivar K326 chromosome 18, ASM71507v2, whole genome shotgun sequence DNA includes these proteins:
- the LOC107772267 gene encoding uncharacterized protein LOC107772267 isoform X3: MGERLTINMITPNTEEWTCKIQVIDKSRPKDNKEKTKKYQLMTLQDEEENQVQTIMFNADITHFEDLFDPFHTYLVSVAQVKESSYLYANSLEQLIEAPLLSQLKRCPCYCD; this comes from the exons ATGGGTGAAAGGTTAACTATCAACATGATCACTCCCAATACAGAAGAATGGACATGTAAGATCCAAGTAATTGATAAAAGTCGTCCCAAAGACAACAAAGAgaaaaccaaaaaatatcaaCTCATGACTTTACAGGATGAAGAG GAAAATCAAGTTCAGACCATCATGTTCAATGCTGATATAACGCATTTTGAAGATCTATTTGATCCTTTCCACACTTACTTGGTGTCAGTTGCACAAGTGAAGGAGTCATCTTATTTATATGCAAATTCACTAGAACAATTGATAGAAGCACCATTGTTGAGCCAATTGAAAAG ATGTCCTTGCTATTGTGATTAA
- the LOC107772267 gene encoding uncharacterized protein LOC107772267 isoform X2, protein MQDVLAIVIKCGPSTYAANGRKIQEFIIMDKQAKTIEPMLNAYKMKSTSSAGFVIVVPFEDEIIAISNIQAQPQGQIFYVEAELSLPNENQRFCVLTCSDCKQLFMRSFSRRTIYCTNCQRSTHLIPSYC, encoded by the exons atgCAAGATGTCCTTGCTATTGTGATTAAATGCGGCCCTTCAACATATGCTGCAAATGGAAgaaaaattcaagaatttatcATTATGGATAAGCA GGCCAAAACAATTGAACCAATGCTTAATGCATACAAGATGAAGAGTACATCTTCCGCAGGCTTCGTTATAGTGGTTCCCTTTGAGGATGAAATCATAGCTATTTCCAATATCCAAGCGCAACCTCAA GGGCAAATATTTTATGTCGAAGCTGAACTTTCTCTGCCAAATGAGAACCAACGATTTTGTGTGTTAACTTGTTCTGACTGTAAGCAATTGTTCATGAGATCTTTCTCTCGGAGGACAATTTATTGTACAAACTGTCAACGATCCACTCATCTAATTCCAAG TTACTGTTAG